From a region of the Anaeromyxobacter sp. genome:
- a CDS encoding AAA family ATPase, which translates to MNQPIFSLRTDLSVRFPERKDVIDGALAAVLAGEHVLLLGPPGTAKSALARAIAQAFGGSYFERLLTKFSTPEELFGAISLKALEQDRFARVVTGKLPEAEFAFIDEIFKANSAILNSMLTLVNERVFHNDGQPLACPLVTMFGASNELPEGKDLEALFDRFLVRFEVGYLLRPANLKLVLSAPDPKAAPVMTMADLRKAQAEVAKVTVTDETIEALIQIRDACKAEGIIASDRRWKKALKIVQAVAFMAGEKKTSPEDLAVLVDSLWREPKDRSKVARLVGKLADPVGAQAAEILDASRETAAKVAALQAGDRKQYIAQAAQALEQFQAQQKKLAQLTKGAGRRAASVIQDANDEILALHTDLARTVSAGLGLRSAR; encoded by the coding sequence GTGAACCAGCCAATCTTCAGCCTCCGCACTGACCTCAGTGTCCGCTTCCCCGAGCGCAAGGACGTCATCGACGGCGCCCTGGCCGCCGTCCTGGCCGGCGAGCACGTCCTGCTCCTCGGCCCGCCGGGCACCGCCAAGTCGGCGCTGGCCCGCGCCATCGCCCAGGCGTTCGGCGGCAGCTACTTCGAGCGCCTGCTCACCAAGTTCTCCACGCCCGAGGAGCTCTTCGGCGCGATCTCGCTGAAGGCCCTGGAGCAGGACCGCTTCGCCCGCGTCGTCACCGGCAAGCTGCCCGAGGCCGAGTTCGCGTTCATCGACGAGATCTTCAAGGCCAACTCCGCGATCCTGAACTCGATGCTCACGCTCGTGAACGAGCGCGTCTTCCACAACGACGGCCAGCCGCTGGCCTGCCCGCTGGTCACCATGTTCGGCGCCAGCAACGAGCTGCCCGAGGGCAAGGACCTGGAGGCGCTCTTCGACCGCTTCCTGGTGCGCTTCGAGGTGGGCTACCTGCTGCGGCCGGCCAACCTCAAGCTGGTGCTGTCCGCCCCGGATCCCAAGGCCGCGCCGGTGATGACCATGGCGGACCTGCGGAAGGCGCAGGCCGAGGTGGCCAAGGTCACCGTCACCGACGAGACCATCGAGGCGCTGATCCAGATCCGCGACGCCTGCAAGGCCGAGGGGATCATCGCCAGCGACCGCCGCTGGAAGAAGGCGCTCAAGATCGTCCAGGCAGTCGCCTTCATGGCCGGCGAGAAGAAGACCTCGCCCGAGGACCTGGCCGTCCTGGTCGACTCGCTCTGGCGGGAGCCCAAGGACCGTTCCAAGGTCGCCCGGCTCGTCGGCAAGCTCGCCGACCCGGTGGGCGCCCAGGCGGCCGAGATCCTCGACGCCTCCAGGGAGACCGCCGCCAAGGTCGCCGCCCTCCAGGCCGGGGACCGCAAGCAGTACATCGCCCAGGCCGCCCAGGCGCTGGAGCAGTTCCAGGCCCAGCAGAAGAAGCTGGCGCAGCTCACCAAGGGAGCTGGCCGTCGCGCCGCCTCGGTGATCCAGGACGCCAACGACGAGATCCTGGCCCTCCACACGGACCTCGCGAGGACCGTGAGCGCCGGCCTGGGGCTCCGGAGCGCCCGGTGA
- a CDS encoding PD-(D/E)XK nuclease family protein — MARPKMPDGLYTSVSQVKCWLRCPRQFELKYVRGVAPAFVPVNLAFGSAIHEALAAHYQEIKSTGSPLRRDLMLDVFRAAWERATQGEVPLQAEEDGEDLRQMIDRGISMLHAFAEHAERNPTQKVEAVELAFTVPLHDPDSGDQLEEALTGFMDLVVVEDGKRIVVEHKTAARKYAEDQLRFDLQVTGYKMAARAAGMGEVHLRFQVLTKTRAPQVQVADVVRDDGDEEDFARTAVGVLKAIDSGVSYPVRGWACRSCQYAHACRGAAP; from the coding sequence ATGGCCCGGCCCAAGATGCCGGACGGGCTCTACACCAGCGTCTCGCAGGTGAAGTGCTGGCTCAGGTGCCCGCGCCAGTTCGAGTTGAAGTACGTCCGCGGGGTGGCGCCGGCCTTCGTGCCAGTGAACCTGGCCTTCGGCAGCGCCATCCATGAGGCGCTCGCCGCCCACTACCAGGAGATCAAGAGCACGGGGAGCCCGCTCCGACGGGACCTCATGCTCGACGTCTTCCGCGCCGCCTGGGAGAGAGCTACCCAGGGCGAGGTGCCGCTCCAGGCCGAGGAAGACGGAGAGGACCTCCGCCAGATGATCGATAGGGGCATCAGCATGCTTCACGCCTTCGCTGAGCACGCGGAGCGCAACCCCACCCAGAAAGTCGAGGCGGTCGAGCTCGCCTTCACGGTCCCGCTTCACGACCCGGACTCGGGCGACCAGCTCGAGGAGGCGCTCACCGGCTTCATGGACCTGGTCGTCGTCGAGGACGGCAAGAGGATCGTCGTGGAGCACAAAACGGCCGCCCGGAAGTACGCCGAGGACCAGCTGCGCTTCGATCTCCAGGTCACCGGCTACAAGATGGCAGCCCGCGCAGCTGGCATGGGCGAGGTCCACTTGAGGTTCCAGGTTCTGACGAAGACCCGGGCGCCCCAGGTTCAGGTCGCCGATGTCGTGCGTGACGACGGCGACGAGGAGGACTTCGCCCGCACCGCGGTCGGGGTCCTCAAGGCCATCGACAGCGGCGTGTCCTACCCGGTGCGCGGCTGGGCTTGCCGTTCCTGCCAGTATGCCCACGCCTGCCGCGGGGCCGCGCCGTGA
- a CDS encoding carboxypeptidase regulatory-like domain-containing protein, with translation MLTATRGLALAVLLGGLALSACGGGGSGGTPPATTYSIRGTVSGAVASGVTVTLSGASSATTTTGGAGTYSFAGLANGSYTVTPSLSGFTFSPTSLVVPVNGANVTGRDFAATSVPNTYSISGTISGAVVSGVTIALTGTSSAVTTTDGAGFYAFADLANGNYTVTPSLAGHTFSPTSSPATINGADVFEKNFTAGTWSWENPRPQGNGLRRVWGSSAGDAWAVGDLGSILHLNGSEWTRVTSGLTEYLSDIWGSSNIDVWAVGNNGTILHSNGTAWSSVASGTGAWLSGVWGSSANDVWAVGSGGTILHWNGTAWSSVASGTGSNLSGVWGSSTSDVWSVGYNGTILHSNGTVWSSVASGTAQHLSSIWGSSASDIWAVGKSGTILHWNGTAWSATGGYTIDLSGVWGSSTSDVWAVGNNSTVLHWNGTVWSGVASGTAEHLSGIWGSSASDIWAVGDNGTILHWNGTAWSVTSGFTFDLSGVWGSSTSDIWAVGNNGTILHSNGTAWSSVASGTGAWLSGVWGSSASDVWAVGPYVILHWNGSVWSGGTSAGAPYLESVWGSSASDVWAVGSGGTILHWNGTAWSSEVSGTESNLSGVWGSSASDVWAVGDNGTILRWNGTAWSSVASGTTRAHARIWGSSASDVWAVGRGTISHWNGAAWSTVTSRSTMYLGDVWGSSASDVWIVGYDGLGPFYAGVLMHWDGTAWSNLAPVTERPLQALWGTSASDVWAVGYSGTILHFRP, from the coding sequence ATGCTGACTGCGACACGCGGGCTTGCACTTGCAGTTCTTCTTGGCGGCCTTGCCCTTTCAGCCTGCGGGGGTGGAGGCAGCGGCGGGACGCCGCCCGCGACTACCTACTCCATCCGCGGCACGGTGAGCGGCGCGGTCGCCTCGGGCGTGACGGTGACCCTGTCTGGGGCTAGCAGCGCGACGACCACGACTGGTGGCGCGGGAACCTACAGCTTCGCCGGCCTGGCCAACGGCAGTTACACGGTCACGCCGTCGCTCTCTGGATTCACTTTCTCCCCAACGAGCCTGGTCGTACCGGTGAACGGGGCGAACGTGACGGGGCGGGACTTCGCCGCGACGTCGGTGCCGAACACCTACAGCATCTCCGGGACCATCTCCGGTGCGGTCGTGTCGGGGGTCACCATTGCGCTCACCGGCACCAGCAGTGCCGTCACCACGACCGACGGGGCGGGCTTCTACGCCTTTGCCGATCTCGCAAATGGCAACTACACCGTTACGCCATCGCTTGCAGGTCACACCTTTTCGCCGACGAGCAGCCCCGCGACGATCAATGGCGCGGACGTCTTCGAGAAGAACTTCACGGCAGGCACTTGGTCCTGGGAGAATCCTCGGCCTCAGGGAAACGGCCTTCGCAGGGTCTGGGGCAGTTCGGCAGGCGACGCCTGGGCGGTAGGCGATTTGGGGTCCATCCTGCACTTGAATGGCAGCGAGTGGACGAGGGTGACCAGTGGATTGACTGAGTACCTCTCGGACATCTGGGGCAGTTCGAACATCGACGTCTGGGCCGTTGGCAACAACGGCACGATCCTACACTCGAACGGCACCGCGTGGTCCAGCGTGGCGAGTGGGACGGGGGCTTGGCTCTCGGGTGTCTGGGGTAGCTCGGCGAACGACGTCTGGGCGGTGGGCAGTGGCGGCACGATCCTGCACTGGAACGGCACCGCGTGGTCGAGCGTGGCAAGTGGGACGGGGTCGAACCTGTCAGGCGTCTGGGGGAGTTCGACCAGCGACGTGTGGTCCGTTGGCTACAACGGTACGATCCTTCACTCGAACGGCACCGTGTGGTCGAGCGTGGCGAGTGGGACGGCCCAGCACCTCTCGAGCATCTGGGGCAGTTCGGCGAGCGACATCTGGGCCGTTGGCAAGAGCGGCACGATCCTGCACTGGAACGGCACCGCATGGTCGGCGACGGGCGGGTACACGATTGACCTCTCGGGCGTCTGGGGCAGTTCAACGAGCGACGTCTGGGCAGTTGGGAACAACAGCACTGTCCTGCACTGGAACGGGACCGTTTGGTCGGGCGTGGCGAGTGGAACGGCCGAGCACCTCTCGGGCATCTGGGGCAGCTCGGCGAGCGACATCTGGGCCGTTGGTGACAACGGCACGATCCTGCACTGGAATGGCACCGCGTGGTCCGTGACGAGCGGGTTCACCTTTGACCTCTCGGGCGTCTGGGGCAGTTCAACGAGCGACATCTGGGCCGTTGGCAACAACGGCACGATCCTACACTCGAACGGCACCGCGTGGTCCAGCGTGGCGAGTGGGACGGGGGCCTGGCTCTCGGGTGTCTGGGGTAGCTCGGCGAGCGACGTCTGGGCGGTGGGCCCTTACGTGATCCTGCACTGGAACGGTAGCGTTTGGTCGGGCGGGACGAGTGCGGGGGCACCGTACCTCGAGAGCGTTTGGGGGAGCTCGGCGAGCGACGTCTGGGCGGTGGGCAGTGGCGGCACGATCCTGCACTGGAACGGCACCGCGTGGTCGAGCGAGGTGAGTGGGACGGAGTCAAACCTGTCAGGCGTCTGGGGGAGCTCGGCGAGCGACGTATGGGCAGTTGGCGACAACGGCACGATCTTGCGATGGAACGGCACAGCGTGGTCGAGCGTGGCGAGTGGGACGACACGCGCGCACGCGCGCATCTGGGGAAGCTCCGCGAGCGACGTTTGGGCTGTGGGGCGTGGCACGATCTCTCACTGGAATGGCGCCGCGTGGTCGACTGTGACGAGTAGGTCGACCATGTACCTTGGGGACGTCTGGGGGAGCTCGGCGAGCGACGTCTGGATTGTTGGTTACGATGGCCTAGGACCCTTCTACGCCGGTGTCTTGATGCACTGGGATGGCACCGCGTGGTCGAACCTTGCTCCCGTGACGGAGAGGCCGCTCCAGGCATTGTGGGGCACTTCCGCAAGCGACGTCTGGGCGGTGGGCTATAGCGGTACCATCCTGCACTTCCGACCCTGA
- a CDS encoding helix-turn-helix domain-containing protein yields MDDNAVDASNEQHEEKLRYGGASALTGLGIPTLQSMVCRRQIPHYRLGKRLVVFSKVELAAWMAARRVASK; encoded by the coding sequence ATGGACGACAACGCCGTGGACGCCAGCAATGAGCAGCACGAGGAGAAGCTCCGCTACGGCGGGGCGTCGGCACTGACCGGGCTCGGAATCCCGACGCTCCAGTCGATGGTGTGCAGACGGCAGATTCCGCACTACCGGCTCGGCAAGAGGCTCGTGGTCTTCTCGAAGGTCGAGTTGGCCGCCTGGATGGCCGCGCGGCGGGTCGCGAGCAAGTAG
- a CDS encoding site-specific integrase, which produces MSKPFRIEGKSGWWIRYTDEFGKRRKKSFELFADADKALSLEKARVTEVKRGLRDPTPPTKLYADLANYWEEFKVPQKRSGEDDISMMKAHLRPFFAESGLKLADIGVAAVDRYIAEKTAGTADRKPIGIKTINNHLTLLITQLNLAYELRWIARMPRIKKPKFRLFDSDYSYLRTKDEIRRLLVAAEGEGENALVLYSTAVYTGMRAGELAGLRWDDVNFETRLIAVQRSFEGPTKAGDVRYVPILDVLLPVLRRWRLKCPGQLVFPNERGAMHQESARVFQEIFHRVLDDAQFPRVQKNARTGRYIVFHDLRHTFASHWVMNSGDVFKLQKILGHKDIKMTMRYAHLAPAAYAADFGRLGSEAPRVGEVIALPIDLAGRPLQEPAPNLAESPS; this is translated from the coding sequence ATGTCGAAGCCGTTCCGCATCGAGGGGAAGTCCGGATGGTGGATCCGCTACACCGACGAGTTCGGGAAGCGGCGGAAGAAGAGCTTCGAACTCTTCGCTGACGCCGACAAGGCCCTGAGCCTCGAGAAGGCCCGCGTCACCGAGGTGAAGCGGGGCCTCCGGGACCCGACGCCCCCCACCAAGCTCTACGCCGACCTGGCTAACTACTGGGAGGAGTTCAAGGTCCCCCAGAAGCGGAGCGGCGAGGACGACATCAGCATGATGAAGGCCCACCTGCGGCCGTTCTTTGCCGAGAGCGGGCTCAAGCTCGCCGACATCGGGGTGGCTGCCGTCGACAGGTACATCGCAGAGAAGACGGCGGGGACGGCCGACCGCAAGCCGATCGGCATCAAGACCATCAACAACCACCTGACGCTCCTCATCACGCAGCTCAACCTCGCCTACGAGCTCCGCTGGATCGCCAGGATGCCGCGGATCAAGAAGCCAAAGTTCAGGCTCTTCGACTCCGACTACTCCTACCTGCGCACCAAGGACGAGATCCGCCGCCTCCTGGTCGCGGCGGAAGGGGAGGGGGAGAACGCCCTGGTCCTCTACTCGACCGCCGTCTACACCGGGATGCGGGCCGGCGAGCTGGCCGGGCTCCGCTGGGACGACGTGAACTTCGAGACCCGGCTCATCGCGGTCCAGCGGTCCTTCGAGGGCCCCACCAAGGCCGGCGACGTCCGCTACGTCCCCATCCTCGACGTGCTCCTGCCGGTGCTGCGCCGCTGGCGGCTCAAGTGCCCCGGCCAGCTCGTGTTCCCGAACGAGCGAGGCGCCATGCACCAGGAGTCGGCCCGGGTCTTCCAGGAGATCTTCCATCGGGTCCTGGACGATGCCCAGTTCCCCAGGGTGCAGAAGAACGCCCGGACGGGCCGGTACATCGTCTTCCACGACCTGCGCCACACCTTCGCCAGCCACTGGGTGATGAACTCGGGCGACGTCTTCAAGCTCCAGAAGATCCTGGGCCACAAGGACATCAAGATGACCATGCGCTACGCCCACCTGGCGCCCGCGGCCTACGCCGCCGACTTCGGGCGTCTGGGGTCGGAGGCGCCAAGGGTCGGAGAGGTCATCGCGCTCCCCATCGACCTCGCAGGACGTCCGCTGCAAGAACCAGCCCCTAACCTTGCAGAGTCGCCTTCGTAG
- a CDS encoding metal ABC transporter permease produces MSWLGPFLAAREIWQAPLLASLMAGALLGFLGVYVVLRRTVFVSAALTQISTLGLVFGLFLEERLHIEAEHAHHQLGMAMGFAVVGAVLLAALRPRRLPAEALVGAAWVTASALVVLGVSRLVHAAHDLGGMVFGNAVAVPDEELWIIAAVALLCGLVHLAFRKEITFASFDPETARAMGLHTWVWDAALAVTVGLAIPASARALGALPVFAFLTLPASAALLLRLRLGAAFALAAAFGVSAAAGGYLISWFAETPTGATMVAVAALFLVPGGLRALWQDRA; encoded by the coding sequence GTGAGCTGGCTCGGGCCCTTCCTGGCGGCGCGGGAGATCTGGCAGGCGCCGCTGCTGGCGTCGCTGATGGCCGGCGCGCTGCTCGGCTTCCTGGGCGTGTACGTGGTGCTGCGGCGCACCGTCTTCGTGTCGGCGGCGCTGACCCAGATCTCCACGCTGGGGCTGGTGTTCGGCCTGTTCCTGGAGGAGCGGCTGCACATCGAGGCCGAGCACGCCCACCACCAGCTCGGCATGGCCATGGGGTTCGCCGTGGTGGGGGCGGTGCTGCTGGCCGCCCTCCGCCCGCGCCGGCTGCCGGCCGAGGCGCTGGTGGGGGCCGCCTGGGTCACCGCCTCGGCGCTGGTGGTGCTGGGGGTGTCCCGCCTGGTGCACGCGGCGCACGACCTCGGCGGCATGGTGTTCGGCAACGCGGTGGCGGTGCCCGACGAGGAGCTCTGGATCATCGCGGCGGTGGCGCTGCTGTGCGGGCTGGTGCACCTGGCCTTCCGCAAGGAGATCACCTTCGCCTCCTTCGACCCCGAGACGGCCCGCGCCATGGGGCTGCACACCTGGGTGTGGGACGCGGCGCTGGCGGTGACCGTGGGGCTGGCCATCCCGGCCTCGGCGCGGGCGCTGGGCGCGCTGCCGGTCTTCGCCTTCCTGACGCTGCCGGCCTCGGCGGCGCTGCTGCTGCGCCTCCGGCTCGGCGCCGCCTTCGCCCTGGCGGCGGCCTTCGGGGTGTCGGCCGCCGCCGGCGGCTACCTGATCTCCTGGTTCGCCGAGACGCCCACCGGCGCCACCATGGTGGCCGTGGCCGCGCTCTTCCTGGTGCCCGGCGGGCTGCGCGCCCTGTGGCAAGACAGGGCTTGA
- a CDS encoding metal ABC transporter ATP-binding protein gives MTSPPLLALRAASVGHGRRAILSGVELAVAPGDFLALVGPNGGGKTTILKTLLGMLAPVAGRREAPRPVRVGYVPQRDLVDAIWPLTAGEVVLMGRTPGLGPLRRAGPPDHRAVAAALLRAGIADLAGRPYGELSGGQRQRTLIARALAAEPELLAVDEPTNGMDPAAELATMEVLHGLHAAGGLAVVMVSHRLDAVAAHARRLAFVDKDQGLFRVGPLEEMLRPEPLTALYGQAVTVRRVDGRPWVQLGGGGRP, from the coding sequence ATGACCAGCCCACCCCTCCTCGCCCTGCGCGCCGCCTCGGTCGGCCACGGCCGCCGCGCCATCCTCTCCGGGGTGGAGCTGGCCGTGGCGCCCGGCGACTTCCTGGCGCTGGTGGGGCCCAACGGCGGGGGCAAGACCACCATCTTGAAGACCTTGCTCGGCATGCTGGCGCCCGTGGCCGGGCGGCGCGAGGCGCCGCGCCCGGTGCGGGTGGGCTACGTGCCGCAGCGCGATCTGGTGGACGCCATCTGGCCGCTCACGGCCGGCGAGGTGGTGCTGATGGGGCGGACCCCCGGCCTGGGGCCGCTGCGGCGCGCCGGGCCACCCGACCACCGGGCGGTGGCCGCGGCGCTGCTGCGGGCCGGCATCGCCGACCTGGCCGGGCGCCCGTACGGCGAGCTCTCCGGGGGGCAGCGGCAGCGCACCCTCATCGCCCGGGCGCTGGCGGCCGAGCCCGAGCTGCTGGCGGTGGACGAGCCGACCAACGGCATGGACCCCGCCGCCGAGCTGGCCACCATGGAGGTGCTGCACGGCCTGCACGCCGCCGGCGGGCTGGCGGTGGTGATGGTCTCGCACCGGCTCGACGCCGTGGCCGCCCACGCGCGCAGGCTGGCGTTCGTGGACAAGGACCAGGGGCTCTTCCGGGTGGGGCCGCTGGAGGAGATGCTGCGCCCCGAGCCGCTCACGGCGCTCTACGGCCAGGCCGTCACGGTGCGCCGGGTGGACGGGCGGCCCTGGGTCCAGCTGGGCGGGGGAGGGCGGCCGTGA
- a CDS encoding zinc ABC transporter substrate-binding protein → MTFTSLLRSVSLAAALLALPTPATARLRVVTTTEGLAALAREVGGDRLEVQSLSRGVQDPHFVDANPILAVKLRAADLLVDVGLDLEVGWLPPLVLQSRNAAILPGGARRLTAASAVAVLDVPTGVVDRSRGDLHPGGNPHFLTDPRRAVQVAQAISLKLTELDPAGAAVYADATATFSRKVTEALAGWRAQLAPLAGRQVLTHHRTLSYLFDWTGLASAGELEPRPGTPPPPAHLARLVEVARREGVKAILVEGYYDTRSAEQVARLTGARVVVLPGDVGGVPEATTYQAWVELLVRRIVAGLQ, encoded by the coding sequence ATGACCTTCACGTCGCTGCTGCGCTCCGTCTCGCTGGCCGCCGCCCTGCTCGCGCTCCCCACCCCCGCCACCGCCAGGCTGCGGGTGGTCACCACCACCGAGGGGCTGGCCGCCCTGGCCCGCGAGGTCGGCGGCGACCGCCTCGAGGTGCAGAGCCTCTCCCGCGGGGTGCAGGACCCGCACTTCGTCGACGCCAACCCCATCCTGGCCGTCAAGCTGCGGGCGGCCGACCTGCTGGTGGACGTGGGGCTGGACCTCGAGGTCGGCTGGCTCCCGCCGCTGGTGCTCCAGTCGCGCAACGCCGCCATCCTGCCGGGCGGGGCGCGGCGCCTCACCGCCGCCTCGGCCGTGGCGGTGCTGGACGTGCCAACCGGCGTGGTGGACCGGAGCCGCGGCGACCTGCACCCCGGCGGCAACCCGCACTTCCTCACCGACCCGCGCCGGGCCGTGCAGGTGGCCCAGGCCATCTCGCTCAAGCTCACCGAGCTCGATCCGGCCGGGGCCGCGGTCTACGCCGACGCCACCGCCACCTTCTCGCGCAAGGTGACCGAGGCCCTGGCCGGCTGGCGCGCCCAGCTGGCGCCGCTGGCCGGGCGCCAGGTGCTGACCCACCACCGGACCCTGAGCTACCTCTTCGACTGGACCGGACTCGCCAGCGCCGGCGAGCTCGAGCCGCGCCCCGGCACGCCCCCGCCGCCGGCCCACCTGGCCCGCCTGGTGGAGGTGGCCCGGCGGGAGGGGGTGAAGGCCATCCTGGTGGAGGGCTACTACGACACCCGCTCCGCCGAGCAGGTGGCCAGGCTGACCGGGGCGAGGGTGGTGGTGCTGCCCGGCGACGTGGGCGGGGTCCCGGAGGCCACCACCTACCAGGCCTGGGTGGAGCTGCTGGTTCGTCGTATCGTGGCGGGGCTCCAGTGA
- a CDS encoding SCP2 sterol-binding domain-containing protein, protein MGDPVQTVREVFERHMPERLKAKPDVVAKINAVYQFNISGPSGGAWSVDCTASAGGTVAPGTSPAARCTVAMTDGDFLNVVNGKLNPQMAFMSGKLKIQGDMALAMKLQQILA, encoded by the coding sequence ATGGGCGATCCGGTTCAGACGGTCAGGGAGGTGTTCGAGCGCCACATGCCCGAGCGGCTCAAGGCCAAGCCCGACGTGGTGGCCAAGATCAACGCCGTCTACCAGTTCAACATCTCGGGCCCGAGCGGCGGCGCCTGGTCGGTGGACTGCACCGCCTCCGCCGGCGGCACCGTGGCCCCTGGCACCTCGCCGGCGGCCCGCTGCACCGTGGCCATGACCGACGGCGACTTCCTCAACGTGGTCAACGGCAAGCTCAACCCGCAGATGGCCTTCATGTCCGGCAAGCTGAAGATCCAGGGCGACATGGCGCTGGCCATGAAGCTGCAGCAGATCCTGGCCTGA